A window from Gossypium raimondii isolate GPD5lz chromosome 7, ASM2569854v1, whole genome shotgun sequence encodes these proteins:
- the LOC105790401 gene encoding receptor-like protein EIX2, whose translation MRGRGLHFHFHLWLALLFALITASFGISVKNQSVRCIAAERRALLDFKKGLIGYDNSLNLLVSWTSKEEECCKWKGVGCDNTTGHVVMLDLRPRITYGIFGGSWTAISGVIGTSLLELKHLSHLDLSLNCFYQIPDFIGSLSDLTYLNLSSNPLTGFIPLQLGNLSRLVYLDLSTDDINQSLISDNLEWLSHLSSLQLLKISCTNFTKATNWLQVIQSHPSLSVIHFGYCDFAEVDPSSLVHFNSSNSLSVLHLIWSSSLHPSTFPLLLNISRNLVELDLHHNQLSSLIPDSFDNMPALERINFELNSLEGGIPKSLGNLCHLKELNLRDNKLSGPLTFAVKNLSGCANDSLEVLKLDFNHFNGSLPSFVPFSSLRELDVGSNQLSGHFEDNFGDFSKLNVLNLDENGFTGPLPDLLRLSSLRELYLRGNRFEGLLPVNIGKLSQLVLLDVSDNSLHDVISEAHLFNLTKLRYLSISFNALSFNLSSNWTPPFQLDFIEMSSCKLGPQFPSWLRNQTNFYHLDISHSNISDNIPYWFWNLPSRLMFLDLSFNQISGRVPNLPLKFDRISLIDLSSNLFHGPIPQFLSKSTTLDLSNNMFNGSLSFLCTNKDSGLSYLDLSNNLLSGGIPDCWIKSRRLTIINLENNNLSGVIPTSLGSVETLQSLRLRNTSLHGEIPQSLKSCTKLKLLDLGENKLTGIIPPWIGERLENLIVLRLRSNKFHGDIPSSLCHQQFLQVLDLSLNNISGTIPSCLNNLTTMAHLGSSAATIEFSYYYNDVYDIEDSTTAFFARTLNGHLLVIWKGVEQEYGKTLGLLRAIDLSCNKLSGEIPREIASLHGLITLNLSRNMLKGSIIKEIGQLKALESLDLSTNNLSGVIPESMSDISFLSVLDLSNNNLSGKIPLSTQLQSFNATCFAGNSRLCGDPLNKCLGDESPKLPNNGGTEIIAESDEELFEPLWFVTGTIAGFLVGFWGVFGSLLISRSWRHKYFQLVNKLGDWIRLTMALETVKLQRRLRLKD comes from the coding sequence ATGAGAGGAAGAGgacttcattttcattttcacctaTGGCTTGCGCTTCTGTTTGCACTGATTACTGCTAGTTTTGGCATCAGTGTAAAAAATCAGAGTGTGAGGTGCATTGCAGCAGAGAGACGAGCTCTCCTTGATTTCAAGAAAGGTCTTATTGGTTACGACAATAGCCTAAACCTCCTAGTTTCATGGACAAGCAAAGAAGAAGAGTGTTGCAAATGGAAAGGTGTCGGCTGCGACAACACGACCGGCCATGTTGTCATGCTGGACCTCCGTCCCAGAATCACTTACGGTATCTTTGGTGGCAGTTGGACGGCAATTTCAGGTGTGATTGGCACTTCCTTGCTTGAGTTAAAGCACTTGAGTCACTTGGACCTCTCTTTAAATTGCTTCTACCAGATCCCAGACTTCATTGGTTCACTTTCTGACCTCACATACCTCAATCTCTCATCAAATCCTCTTACGGGCTTCATTCCTCTCCAGCTTGGGAACCTTTCCAGGCTAGTTTATCTTGATCTCAGTACCGATGATATTAATCAATCTTTGATATCCGACAACCTTGAATGGctttcccatctttcttctttgcaaTTGCTGAAAATCAGTTGCACCAATTTTACAAAAGCTACAAACTGGCTACAGGTTATTCAATCTCATCCTTCCCTCTCAGTTATACACTTTGGATATTGTGACTTTGCGGAGGTTGATCCTtcatctcttgtccattttaaTTCCTCAAACTCTTTATCTGTTCTTCACCTGATTTGGTCTTCTAGTTTGCATCCTTCGACTTTTCCTCTGTTGCTGAATATAAGTCGAAACTTGGTTGAACTCGATCTCCATCATAATCAATTATCGAGTTTGATTCCGGATTCTTTTGACAACATGCCAGCTCTGGAGCGAATTAATTTCGAGCTTAATAGTCTCGAAGGTGGAATACCAAAGTCATTGGGGAATCTCTGccatttaaaagaattaaacttaAGGGATAACAAGCTCAGTGGACCTCTCACCTTTGCTGTGAAGAACTTGAGTGGATGTGCCAATGATTCTCTGGAGGTTTTGAAGTTGGATTTTAACCATTTCAATGGATCCTTGCCCAGCTTCGTACCATTTTCATCTTTGAGAGAATTAGATGTTGGATCTAACCAATTGAGCGGGCATTTCGAAGACAACTTTGGAGACTTTTCAAAGCTCAATGTTTTGAATTTAGATGAAAATGGATTCACTGGGCCATTGCCTGATCTTTTAAGATTGTCATCTTTGAGAGAATTATATCTTAGAGGAAACCGATTCGAGGGTCTCCTTCCTGTCAACATCGGCAAATTGTCTCAACTGGTGCTCTTGGATGTTTCCGACAACTCTTTGCATGATGTCATTTCCGAAGCCCACCTATTTAATCTTACCAAATTACGGTATCTTTCGATATCCTTTAATGCTTTGTCTTTCAATCTTAGCTCTAATTGGACACCTCCGTTTCaacttgattttattgaaatgaGTTCCTGCAAGCTTGGACCCCAATTTCCTAGTTGGCTTAGAAATCAAACAAATTTCTACCATCTAGATATCTCTCATTCCAACATTTCAGACAACATCCCATACTGGTTTTGGAATCTGCCTTCGAGGCTAATGTTTTTGGACCTTTCCTTCAACCAAATCAGCGGGAGAGTTCCAAACCTGCCTTTAAAATTTGATCGTATCTCTTTGATAGATTTGAGTTCAAATCTTTTTCATGGTCCCATACCTCAATTTTTGTCTAAGTCGACAACGTTAGATCTATCCAACAACATGTTCAATGGATCGTTGTCATTTTTATGCACAAATAAGGATAGTGGTTTGTCTTATCTTGACCTCTCTAACAATTTGTTGTCGGGAGGCATTCCAGATTGTTGGATCAAAAGTCGGAGATTAACCATAATCAATTTGGAGAACAATAATTTGTCAGGGGTAATCCCTACTTCATTGGGCTCAGTAGAGACTCTGCAATCATTGCGTTTAAGGAACACGAGTTTGCATGGTGAAATCCCTCAATCCTTGAAAAGTTGTACTAAATTGAAACTTTTGGATCTGGGGGAAAATAAATTAACTGGAATCATTCCACCATGGATAGGAGAAAGACTTGAGAACTTGATTGTTCTACGTTTACGATCAAATAAGTTTCACGGTGACATACCTTCAAGTCTATGTCACCAACAGTTTCTTCAAGTATTGGATCTTTCTCTCAACAATATATCAGGAACCATTCCATCGTGCCTCAACAATTTGACTACCATGGCTCACCTTGGGAGCTCAGCAGCAACGATCGAGTTCTCGTATTATTATAATGATGTCTATGACATAGAGGACAGTACTACTGCTTTCTTTGCTCGTACCTTGAATGGTCATCTATTAGTTATATGGAAAGGTGTGGAACAAGAATATGGGAAAACCCTTGGATTATTGAGAGCCATTGACTTGTCGTGCAACAAATTAAGTGGGGAAATCCCTCGAGAAATAGCAAGTCTACATGGGTTAATTACTTTGAATCTATCAAGAAATATGTTGAAAGGAAGCATAATTAAAGAGATTGGTCAATTGAAGGCATTGGAATCACTCGATTTGTCAACAAACAATCTGTCTGGTGTAATTCCGGAGAGCATGTCTGATATATCCTTTCTCAGTGTTTTGGACTTATCAAACAACAATCTGTCTGGAAAAATTCCCTTAAGCACTCAATTGCAAAGTTTCAATGCTACTTGTTTTGCAGGGAATTCGAGATTGTGCGGAGACCCGTTGAACAAATGTCTTGGAGATGAGTCACCAAAACTACCTAACAATGGTGGTACTGAAATTATCGCTGAAAGTGATGAAGAATTATTTGAGCCTTTGTGGTTCGTTACTGGAACGATAGCTGGATTTCTTGTTGGATTTTGGGGAGTTTTCGGTTCCTTATTGATTAGCAGGTCTTGGAGACATAAATACTTTCAGTTGGTGAATAAACTGGGAGATTGGATCAGATTGACAATGGCATTGGAGACGGTCAAATTGCAACGCAGACTTCGATTGAAGGACTAA
- the LOC105790443 gene encoding formin-like protein 1 has product MLSSTSSAAGGCFFFLLWWSFSSCEALQVPNRRLLHEPYSTLSSEPPSLPPPPSPPNPKYTLSSSAATSPPGSPFFPSFPSAPPPPPPSTFASFPANISSLVIPHTPTPKHNSQKLVILAIAAVASASIVAAIIVFVYCRQRGPRRDCFEDNKTVTSDNSSRACQYNHNDNNNNNNTAGARKVRTTSTTSSEFLYLGTVVNSQGRFDDGSGDSPGNDELDQTKMYSPELHPLPPLSRQNTGRNCRDGVVESGTEEEDDDDEEEVFYSPRGSLGGRDSSTGTGSGSRRVFTAAKTIESSSTCSCSSSSSGSPARSRSLSISPPASFSSRWPDPKSPQLVQTQASPERILIDSPRVSNASINGTIRSPSLSLISTSPDRVFIRESNEPNMEPPSPSPALVENPDSSSPSLSSPNRVLIEKLDESIKNFKDFVQNMKAPLILASPGTKDSQSNDPSVCSASTSPDRALNSPLLNRAFEESPEMSPLKPDFYSKAPSLSSLASSSPERVLEKSPESSPLRLNKALQKPILSPPPPPPPPPPPKQRRLWEKPVPSVSFAQQTSKPLPPLTPSSTPFIMEEQEEGLKPKLKPLHWDKVRASSGREMVWDHLRSSSFKLNEEMIETLFVVNPNSKPNQTTPRSVLPLPNEENRVLDPKKAQNIAILLKALNVTLEEVSEALLEGNLDTLGTGFLESLLRMAPTMEEECKLKEYKDDSPVKLGPAERFLKMVLDIPFAFKRVDAMLYVANFESEVEYLKNSFETLEAACDELRNSRMFLKLLEAVLKTGNRMNVGTNRGDAQAFKLDTLLKLIDVKGADGKTTLLHFVVQEILRAEGARLSNTNQTPNSTLTEDARCRKLGLQVVSGLSSELTNVKKAAAMDSEALSSDVSKLSRGLENISDVLRLNETMGLDESKEKFSESMNQFMKMAEQEIPRIQAHERLALSLVKEITEYFHGNSAKEEAHPFRIFMVVRDFLTVLDRVCKEVGTINERTIVSSAHKFPVPVNPMMQQTFPVPVNPMMQQAFPGFQGNPHYDSDDETAPS; this is encoded by the exons ATGCTTTCCTCCACCTCCTCTGCCGCCGGCGgctgtttcttcttccttttatgGTGGTCATTTTCATCATGTGAAGCACTTCAAGTTCCTAATCGTAGGCTCCTCCATGAACCATACTCCACTCTTTCCTCTGAACCACCTTCTCTTCCACCTCCTCCATCTCCACCCAACCCCAAATACACTTTATCTTCCTCCGCCGCCACTTCTCCTCCAGGTTCCCCATTTTTCCCTTCCTTCCCTTCCGCTCCTCCGCCTCCTCCTCCTTCCACTTTCGCTTCGTTTCCCGCCAATATTTCCTCCCTTGTCATCCCTCACACTCCCACCCCCAAACATAATTCCCAGAAACTCGTTATCCTTGCTATCGCCGCCGTCGCTTCCGCCTCCATTGTCGCCGCTATTATCGTTTTTGTCTATTGTAGACAACGTGGGCCGAGACGTGACTGCTTTGAAGATAACAAGACCGTAACGTCGGATAATAGCAGTAGGGCATGCCAGTACAACCACAAtgacaataacaataataacaataccGCCGGTGCTCGTAAGGTGAGAACAACGTCGACGACCAGTTCCGAGTTCCTTTATTTGGGAACTGTGGTGAACTCACAAGGCCGGTTCGACGACGGTTCCGGTGACTCTCCGGGCAATGACGAGTTAGATCAGACAAAAATGTACTCTCCGGAGCTCCACCCATTGCCGCCTCTGTCCCGACAGAACACCGGTCGGAACTGTCGGGACGGTGTAGTAGAGTCCGGTacagaagaagaagatgatgatgatgaagaagaggTGTTTTATTCGCCGAGAGGGTCATTGGGCGGGCGTGATAGTTCGACCGGAACCGGATCCGGGTCAAGAAGGGTCTTCACGGCGGCGAAAACCATTGAATCTAGTAGTACTTGTTCGTGTTCATCTTCCAGTTCGGGTTCTCCGGCCAGGTCTCGTTCACTTAGTATTTCCCCGCCGGCTAGTTTTAGTTCCCGATGGCCCGACCCGAAATCTCCACAACTCGTGCAAACTCAAGCTTCACCGGAGAGGATTTTAATTGATTCACCACGAGTTTCAAATGCATCCATTAATGGAACCATACGGTCTCCATCGTTGTCATTGATCTCCACATCACCAGATAGAGTGTTCATAAGAGAATCAAACGAACCAAACATGGAACCTCCTTCACCGTCCCCGGCATTGGTTGAAAACCCTGATTCATCATCACCTTCACTGTCTTCTCCAAACAGAGTGTTGATCGAAAAGCTCGATGAATCGATTAAAAACTTCAAGGATTTCGTTCAAAACATGAAAGCTCCATTGATTTTAGCTTCACCTGGTACTAAAGACTCTCAAAGCAACGATCCTTCAGTTTGTTCAGCTTCTACATCCCCAGACAGAGCTTTAAATTCACCATTGTTAAACAGAGCTTTCGAGGAAAGCCCAGAAATGTCACCATTGAAGCCTGATTTTTACAGTAAAGCCCCTTCTTTATCATCTTTGGCTTCTTCATCACCAGAAAGAGTTTTAGAAAAAAGCCCTGAATCATCTCCTTTAAGACTTAACAAAGCTTTACAGAAACCTATCTTATCTCCACCGCCTCCTCCGCCACCTCCTCCACCTCCAAAGCAACGACGGCTCTGGGAAAAACCAGTTCCATCAGTATCTTTTGCACAACAAACATCAAAGCCGCTGCCTCCATTAACACCCTCTTCAACACCGTTTATAATGGAAGAACAGGAGGAAGGTTTAAAACCCAAGTTAAAGCCATTACATTGGGATAAAGTACGAGCTAGCTCTGGTCGTGAAATGGTGTGGGATCACCTTAGATCAAGCTCATTCAA GTTGAATGAAGAGATGATCGAAACACTATTCGTCGTAAATCCGAACTCGAAACCGAATCAAACGACACCGCGGTCCGTTCTTCCATTACCAAACGAAGAGAATAGAGTATTGGATCCCAAAAAGGCACAGAACATTGCAATTTTATTGAAAGCACTCAATGTGACATTGGAGGAAGTTTCTGAAGCACTTTTAGAAG GTAATCTAGATACACTTGGGACTGGATTTCTTGAAAGTTTATTGAGAATGGCACCAACAATGGAAGAAGAATGTAAATTGAAGGAGTATAAAGATGATTCACCTGTTAAGCTCGGTCCAGCTGAGAGATTCTTGAAGATGGTTCTCGATATACCCTTTGCATTTAAACGGGTCGATGCGATGTTGTACGTAGCTAATTTCGAGTCTGAAGTTGAGTACCTTAAGAACTCTTTCGAAACTCTAGAG GCGGCTTGTGATGAACTGAGAAACAGTAGGATGTTTTTGAAGCTGCTAGAGGCAGTACTCAAGACCGGGAACCGGATGAATGTCGGGACGAATCGGGGCGATGCACAAGCCTTTAAACTCGATACACTCCTTAAACTTATTGATGTCAAGGGTGCTGATGGTAAGACAACACTCCTACATTTCGTCGTGCAAGAAATCCTTAGAGCCGAGGGTGCTCGTCTTTCGAATACCAACCAAACACCAAACTCCACTTTAACCGAAGATGCTCGGTGTAGAAAACTCGGTTTACAAGTCGTTTCAGGTCTTAGTTCAGAGCTCACCAATGTTAAAAAAGCAGCTGCAATGGATTCAGAGGCACTCAGTAGTGATGTCTCCAAGCTTTCTAGAGGCCTCGAAAACATCAGTGACGTCCTACGGTTAAACGAAACAATGGGGTTGGATGAGAGCAAAGAGAAATTTTCGGAATCAATGAACCAGTTTATGAAAATGGCTGAACAGGAAATCCCAAGGATTCAAGCACATGAAAGGCTAGCACTATCACTAGTCAAGGAGATTACTGAATACTTCCATGGGAATTCAGCAAAGGAAGAAGCTCATCCCTTTAGAATCTTCATGGTGGTGAGGGATTTCCTTACGGTTCTTGATCGAGTCTGTAAGGAAGTGGGGACGATAAACGAACGAACCATTGTTAGTTCTGCGCATAAATTTCCAGTCCCAGTGAACCCAATGATGCAACAAACATTCCCAGTTCCAGTAAATCCAATGATGCAACAAGCTTTTCCTGGATTTCAAGGGAACCCACACTATGATTCTGACGATGAAACTGCACCATCTTAG
- the LOC105790429 gene encoding GPN-loop GTPase 3 — protein sequence MGYAQLVIGPAGSGKSTYCSSLYQHCETLGRSIHIVNLDPAAENFDYPVAMDIRELISLDDVMEELGLGPNGGLIYCMEHLEDNLDDWLNEELDNYLDDDYLVFDCPGQIELFSHVPVLRNFVEHLKRKNFNVCAVYLLDSQFITDVTKYVSGCMASLSAMVQLEVPHINILSKMDLVTNKRDVENYLDPEPHHLLSELNERMAPRFKKLNKSLIELVDEYSMVSFIPLDLRKESSIQYVLAQIDNCIQYGEDADVKIRDFDPDGDGDNE from the exons ATGGGTTATGCACAATTGGTTATTGGTCCTGCAGGCAGTGGCAAG TCAACCTACTGCTCTAGCCTGTACCAGCATTGCGAAACCCTTGGACGGTCAATACATATTGTGAACCTAGATCCTGCTGCAGAAAATTTCGACTATCCTGTAGCCATGG ATATACGAGAACTCATTAGTTTGGATGATGTGATGGAGGAGCTTGGCTTGGGTCCAAATGGTGGCCTTATATACTGCATGGA ACATCTTGAAGATAATCTTGATGATTGGCTGAATGAAGAATTGGACAATTACTTGGATGACGACTATCTGGTATTTGATTGTCCAG GCCAAATAGAACTCTTTTCACATGTACCAGTGCTCCGTAACTTTGTAGAGCACTTGAAGCGCAAGAACTTTAATGTGTGTGCTGTATACTTGCTTGATTCCCAG TTTATCACAGATGTTACTAAGTACGTAAGTGGATGCATGGCATCACTTTCTGCAATGGTCCAGCTTGAAGTACCACATATTAATATCCTCTCCAAGATGGACCTTGTAACAAACAAGAGGGATGTCGAAAA CTACTTGGATCCAGAGCCTCATCATTTACTGTCAGAGTTGAATGAACGGATGGCTCCTCGGTTTAAAAAGCTAAACAAATCTTTGATTGAACTG GTGGATGAATATAGCATGGTGAGCTTTATTCCCCTCGACTTGAGGAAGGAAAGCAG CATACAATATGTATTGGCTCAAATTGACAACTGCATTCAATATGGCGAAGATGCTGATGTGAAGATTAGAGATTTCGATCCCGACGGTGATGGCGACAACGAGTAG